The genome window ATGTGTGAGCGACGGGTTAGTATGGATGCTGGCCGTGGCAGGGACGACCTCTTCTCTGGGCTCCGAGAACCACCATCCTGAGGACAGAATCATTAATCTTGTTGGAATCATGGTAAACTTAAAGCAATAGAAAGAATATTCTATCATCATAACTCTTTATCTGcaaattaaaaacacttaaacaATTCTGTTTACtgttttccttttgtgttccacagaagaaagtcatagaggtctggaacaacttgaggtgagaaaatcatttattttcacttttaggTTAACAAATTCTAGGATGCCGTTTTTTCTGGAAAGTTacaagtttgtaatgttatgcaGAAGCAAAGAGTCATTTGAACCATCTCGCTCCCTGCTTACCTTTACAACATATATATTTAGCGATACTTGTGGGCCCGCTGAAGAAGGACGGGGCTCATAAAGATCTGCCTCAACCAACGGGCCCCTTTTATTGGAGGAGCTGGCGGAGTTCGGCCGGGCCGGCAACAAAGCCTCTGCCCGAATTTTAGAGGTAGGGATCTTTGTTAGTGTTGTGGGATTGGAGGTCTATGATGAGAGGAACACGGACAGATGAGCGATTCATGCacagtgaaaatgaaaaaaaaaacgtgaccagaaaatgatataaaattcAGCAAGAAAGAATGtttacaaaaatgaaatgagcAACATCTGACCACACGTTTGGGGATTCAGGGGCATTTATCAGAATGCATAACCACTCATGCATTAAAAAATGagcaaacacaataaaaaaagaaaacatgtctaGTTTCTCTGAATGTAGTGTTAGTACATGGGCCATTACACTGCTTGAGGGGGCACAATGTATCACTTTAAGGTTAAAGGAAATAAGAGAAAAAGGTCATGCAAACttgtaaaacaaacacaatgcaGAAATGAGATGTGATACAGACAATACAAAGAGTGTAACGAGTGGAAACTGTACAGAGGCCTTAAAATGCAGCTCTGTCACATTCTATTAGCTCTGTTTACAAGCTGTGTGCACTATTCATAACTGAATTGAGAATGCTTATTAAAGTCCATGTTCAGTCtacaaaattacaaacaaactacaaaattaAAAAGAGGACTTTTGGTATGTTTGTGTAAAAGCCAAACTATGATTTGTctttcataattaataatttctaTTATATTTTTGAGTATTTGAGCTGATCTCTAGTATACAGACTCGACTATTTACTGACAACCTGTTAAGCAAATTTTACACTTATATTGGGAACattatatttgtataaaatTGAAATCCTTACAGACACCCGATCTCTGGAGTGCCTGGCCACACTGAAGGGCAGTCGACCATCTGCAGACactgcagagagaaagagagaaaaatagaGACTGAGAACGATGAAGAGAAATGCATACTGTGACCATGACCACTGATAAATATCCTCTTTAATAATCATAAAGCATTCTGAACATTACACACAAgcaaacacactgcaaatgtAATCTTGTATTCAAAAGCAGCCATGTGTACTTGAAATTTCAgtccaatttttaaaaaaaagcatttttatgctttttttactTGTATCATAAAGCAGAAATGTCTAATGTCACAGGTTGATCAAACAGATAGTGCAGCCCTAAAACGGTTTGGGCTGGTCAACTAGAGATATGTCCTGAAAGTGCTACAGAACCCAAGTGTTTAACTTATCAAGCAAATCAACCTACAAATGGCTGACTTGCAGTTCTCTCAGAAAATTATCTGAGATGTAAGTTTTAAATGCTCAAGTCAAGGTATTTCTAATTGGGCTATTTAGGGTTAAATATGAAATGGGTTGTTACTCACAACTGAATATTTTGTATCTACTGGAAAGCTGTGCCCTGAAACAACTTGGCACAGCATAACAGAGAATTTGAAAATGAATTGTATTACATAAGAGGCTTTTCAGTAAAGTCTAATTGGGGCATTGCAGCAATGTATCAGATGTCTACCATAAATTCGAGCACAATTCCCAGAAAGCTAACAGTGGAACTTTATTATAGCACAGTAAGTTCCTTGCCTCCAGACAGATGGAGGCCATTTCTTTTAACCAACCGCCCAGAACTCACTCAAACCACCAGTTGCCTGGCAACCAATGCAATTGGTCCCTGAATGTTGTATAATACAACAGAATAGGAACATTACAAAAGGAGAGGAAATAGTGATTACTGTACGCTTTACCTCATAAATTGTCTAACACATTTAAGTCAGAAGGACATCCTTTAAAATTAACCCACAGACACACATGCATAACATTCAATAAGCAGCACCgctttgaaaagaaaacaaagtgtGAATAAGCATAGAAACTGAAAGAATACATGCAGTCAACAAAATGAAAGGTCAAACTGtaagaaaatgaaaacattataaacaaaacaattgaaTAAAACACCAGTGAGCCTCATTACAAACACTGCATGTACATAAAACTTACCTAATACAatcttatatataaaatacataaaaagaaaaacaaataaaacaacagacAAGCATCACTCTTAAAACAACATGCCAATGCCCATGTTTGCCAGCCACATTGCAAAACAGCTCCTTGTGACAGAGATCACCTGTGGGTTTCCGTTTAACACACGCGTGATGTTGGGTAGGTCTAGGGTGCCTTACGGTAGTCTTTAAAACACTCTTCCGGGAAGGAGAGCACGTCTGaatatcagatttttttgtgAGCTCAGCCTTCTTAATCACAGCTACAAGAGGGAGACACAGAATCAAGGACAGTCACAGTACAATTCAGGACAATAAGAGATACAGTCACTCCCCTTAAAAGATCAATTAATCTTTTATTAAAAGACTAATTTAACATAGATGTCATGGGGGTGGGGGGAAATAAGAAAAAGTCAAAGAaactgtgattggctgaagcaggagaaatgaaaaaaaaaatcataataatgtaattcatgaaaaataacaaaaaatgcatGCACTTTTTAAGTTTAGTTAAATCTGACCCTCTGTTTTcttcaaataatataataaaaaatcttacatttgttttacatttgatacATGACATCTATCcaaagtgaaaataaacattaagatttaaacatttaatttgttgAAAAACATGTGGAGGGCTATAGGAAACACtataatggaaaaaataaatacagaatatATAGGGGGATGGGGGGGTGAGGTagtcacagaaaaaaacaatgtcaCTCCTCCAACAAAaaccttttttcttcttcatctcATCCTTCTGGATGGGTACCGGCTCCTTGCGGACAGGTTTACGTTCAGGGGTGGTGATTCGTCCTTTTGTCCTGCCGCCTTTAGCCCTCTGTTTGACTGGTTTCTCTGCGGATGGTTTCTTGACAGGGCTCATCACTCTGGGTAGAGGCTCAATTTTCTCCGTAGCCATGCtcttatcatcatctacagagTACATGAGGTGAAACAGGCAAGCTACTCTTataccaggctgtaaacatgcatttacttgaaatccaacatggcctcacagaaataataaaatgaccAATTTTATTGCTGTATACTGGCAAGCCAGCTAATTTGCCTAACAAGATAGACAACAAGTTAACTTAGACAATTCTGAAAGGTTTTGTCATTTGCTGAGCAAATTTCATGCAaaacagatatttaaaaaaaaaaaaaaaaaaaaaaatatcacaccTTGAGTGTCCACCCAGGAGCTGTCTAAGATGGAGTCATCAATGGTAGTTTCATCTTTGTAGTCGTCATAGCTTTGAGTTGGGGCCTCACTTTCTGGCACTTCTATTTCTTTAGCTGGACATACAGAAGGCTCAACAGGCTCTGGAACATCTACAACTTCCTCCAAACTGGGAACCTCCATCTCTACTTCCTGTGCCATTTCCACAgactcctcctcctcttcctcctcttggAGGAGCTGTGGAGGTTCCTCTTCAGACGGAGCTGAGAAACGTACACTGTGTCCAGAGACTTCACTCTCATCGATGGTCTGCACCACCGGTTATAAAATCATCTTCTACTGTCACTACTGACTCAATTGCAGCTCGAGGCTCAACAGTGTCTTCTGCAGCTTTGGCCCCTTCCAAAACTTCATCAACTCGAGGCTCAACAGTGTCTTCTGCAGCTTTGGCCCCTTCCAAAACTTCGTCAGCTCGAGGCTCAACAGTGTCTTCTGCAGCTTTGGCCCCTTCCAAGACTTCGTCAGCTCGAGGCTCAACAGTGTCTTCTGCAGCTTTAGCCCCTTCCAAGACTTCGTCAGCTCGAGGCTCAACAGTGTCTTCTGCAGCTTTGGCCCCTTCCAAGACTTTGTCAGCTCGAGGCTCAACAGTGTCTTCTGCAGCTTTGGCCCCTTCCAAGACTTCGTCAGCTCGAGGCTCAACAGTGTCTTCTGCAACTTTGGCCCCTTCCAGAACTTCGTCAGCTCGAGGCTCAACACTGTCTTCTGCAGCTTTGGCCCCTTCCAAAACTTTGTCATCTTCCACTTCTTCTTTTTCAACCACTTTAACCTCCTCTTTTTCGACCACAACCTCAACTGGCTCAGTTTTATCTACCACTGGCTTTTCATCCAAGCTTAGAGTTGGCTTTGGTTCTGGCATAACCTCTTCAGGTTCCTGAGCAAGCTCTACCTCTTCCTCTACTTCTTGTGTCTTTATGGCGTCAACAGAACCCTCATCTGTCTTTGAAGGAGATGGCTGAGGTTTCTCTTCTGCAACTTTCTCTTTGAGGGGCTCCACTAAGTCTTTCTGCTTTACCTCCTGTTCAGAAGGTCTTTCCTCTCTAAAATATTTCTCAAAAGACCCAACTGGAGATAATCTATTAGGATCTGTTTTGAGAGCCTCTTTCTTACCTGGTGATCTAGTTTTTTCAGCCTCGCCAACATGTATTTTCTCCTCATCGGTGGCACTTTCTACCGAAGATGCTGGAGATGGTCTGATGGGCCGAGCAATTCTGTCCTTTGCAACTCCAGTGAGCTGGTACACATCCTCAGCATCCACCTCCTCATAAGCTTCCTGGTGCACAAGGTCTGGTTTATTCTTAACCTTCTCCCTGAGTTCCTGGAGCTCCCGTTCCTCCTCTACACTCAGAGGCCGGTCCTCCATCTCCAATTTGCGAATTTGTCTCTCATAGTCAGCTATTTCAGCTTCGGTTTCAGCTGCAAGTTTAGTATCAGCATCAAGATCAGGCTTTCCTTCCTCAAGAGTAACCGTCACCTTCGGTGTGATAAATGTTTCAGCTTGTTTGTCTAACTGTCCTTTCTCATTATCAGGTAAACTTGGACTCTTGATTTCTTCCAGAGGTTCAGTCTTCAAAAGATCAGACTCATCTTGCTTAGTCTCTGTAGAAGGTTTTTCAGAAGGTGCACTTTCATTTTCAACAGATTCTTCATTCCTTGACTTTTCTTTTGCTAGTTCTGCCTGTGGTTTAACAACCTCTGTTGCTTTCAGCTCTTCAGTCGATAGACACTCCTGTTTTTCTAATGCAGCAAGACCAGTTTCCTTCTCCTCTGATATCACAGTGTTGAAGATTTGAGGAGAACACTCCATTGGACTGTGCACATCTGCAGGGGATGGCATGGGACCAGAGTATTCACTAAAGACacaatatccttgctcctccagCTGCATTTCTCTCTTTGTAGTCATCTGGCCCTGGTCACCTTTGAACAAATGTGCAAAAGAATCACTCACCAGAGAAGTCATGTCCATTGGGACAGACTTCCTCCTCATAATCTCTTGTTCTGTGTTGTCAGACGTCAACCTTGATCGAGTACCTGCCAGGTCCAGCATTTCAGGCAGGTCTGGGGCCATGATGGTGCCGTTTTTGTAACAGCACTTAGCTTGGACAGGTGATTCTGGAGACTCTGTCTGTGGACTTGTCTTTACATCAGTAATTGTTGCTTGGGGAGGTGAAGATGATGGAGTCGTGACAGAGGGAGTTGTCTCCAAGATCAGTGGCGGAAACTGAGGGATATTCTCCACTGAGGGAGTTGTGACAGGAAGGTAATCAGCAGATTCATCAAGGCTCCCGCTAGTATGAGACATGATGTCAGTGGCCAATGGAGAGAAGTTTCTGGGACGCCCTTGGGCATCGCTATGATCCACTGCCCCAATGGTGATATTCAAAGAGTAACTTCGTTGCTCTAGAGCCAGTTTTCCAGGAGACAGTCTGCAGTCATCTCTTCTGTCTGCTGGTGAAGTGGAGTGTAGTGTGTCTGCAC of Ctenopharyngodon idella isolate HZGC_01 chromosome 9, HZGC01, whole genome shotgun sequence contains these proteins:
- the map2 gene encoding LOW QUALITY PROTEIN: microtubule-associated protein 2 (The sequence of the model RefSeq protein was modified relative to this genomic sequence to represent the inferred CDS: deleted 1 base in 1 codon) — translated: MADGRQPEDSGPQWSSPGAQGSSSPGGHGENGFSSSYRACQPGSGHTGSAASYAKENGFNGDLASGHAVTAEQVSARIVQEVTAEAVAVLKGEQELHPDTAVRLPSVEDSANLPPSPPPSPAAEHFGPLDQDVGDEEEAGPLRRFQNSRERCKFLAPSISVSVPEDDPYHSDEEYYEHPLFSPEWTRSGSRPPGQAAAFRQIEEEETIESLSAAEEEEEETSEAAATAAALEEEEEEEQWSGEEPEQESPSELLERAEVIGEAQALPGLQAEVHTQAATAADEAPNGRSKGAGGQESPAEAVKMEAERPDSERTDPIGMDFTDSAMHLDDELPSYQSLARDADMPESPFARTCPMEDFEMPPSYQGHAKEPTEKPVVQSGAVKQPSTETCDSSNIHEVKPGQIQDKQMEKTATEGDLKDKSGMSAYFETTTIKTDAGGSQGEGYYELSTTSEEQKDSVGDLPLPEISYSTLAQTHSLEVQPDLPKSSADTLHSTSPADRRDDCRLSPGKLALEQRSYSLNITIGAVDHSDAQGRPRNFSPLATDIMSHTSGSLDESADYLPVTTPSVENIPQFPPLILETTPSVTTPSSSPPQATITDVKTSPQTESPESPVQAKCCYKNGTIMAPDLPEMLDLAGTRSRLTSDNTEQEIMRRKSVPMDMTSLVSDSFAHLFKGDQGQMTTKREMQLEEQGYCVFSEYSGPMPSPADVHSPMECSPQIFNTVISEEKETGLAALEKQECLSTEELKATEVVKPQAELAKEKSRNEESVENESAPSEKPSTETKQDESDLLKTEPLEEIKSPSLPDNEKGQLDKQAETFITPKVTVTLEEGKPDLDADTKLAAETEAEIADYERQIRKLEMEDRPLSVEEERELQELREKVKNKPDLVHQEAYEEVDAEDVYQLTGVAKDRIARPIRPSPASSVESATDEEKIHVGEAEKTRSPGKKEALKTDPNRLSPVGSFEKYFREERPSEQEVKQKDLVEPLKEKVAEEKPQPSPSKTDEGSVDAIKTQEVEEEVELAQEPEEVMPEPKPTLSLDEKPVVDKTEPVEVVVEKEEVKVVEKEEVEDDKVLEGAKAAEDSVEPRADEVLEGAKVAEDTVEPRADEVLEGAKAAEDTVEPRADKVLEGAKAAEDTVEPRADEVLEGAKAAEDTVEPRADEVLEGAKAAEDTVEPRADEVLEGAKAAEDTVEPRVDEVLEGAKAAEDTVEPRAAIESVVTVEDDFITVVQTIDESEVSGHSVRFSAPSEEEPPQLLQEEEEEEESVEMAQEVEMEVPSLEEVVDVPEPVEPSVCPAKEIEVPESEAPTQSYDDYKDETTIDDSILDSSWVDTQDDDKSMATEKIEPLPRVMSPVKKPSAEKPVKQRAKGGRTKGRITTPERKPVRKEPVPIQKDEMKKKKAVIKKAELTKKSDIQTCSPSRKSVLKTTVRHPRPTQHHACVKRKPTVSADGRLPFSVARHSRDRVSDGGSRSPEKRSSLPRPASILTRRSHMAEHEESSTSITSSGSTAPRRPTCTESGRSRSARSGTSTPRTPGSTAITPGTPPSYSCRTPGTPRTPGTPKSLSLLSQEKKVAIIRTPPKSPATTPKQLRVINQPLPDLKNVRSKIGSTDNIKYQPKGGQVHIQSKKIDLSHVTSKCGSLDNIRHRPGGGHVRIESVKLDFREKAHAKVGSLDNAHHTPGGGHVQIESHKLLFRDTAKARVDHGAEIVIEALGLSGGTSPHRHSHMSSSGSINMLESPQLATLADDVTAALAKQGL